In Natronogracilivirga saccharolytica, the DNA window CCGCATGCGGCAAGTCATGTATATCGAGCTTGATTATTCCGTCAGGTTCCAGCGATTCAGTTGAAAAAAGCTGGATGCGTAATTGGCTGAAGTCCAGGGCATAAAGGGTGTTGTCCACTATTTGCATATCAAATACAGTGACCAGGTCGCCGGGTCCGCTGCCGTATTGACCGATAGTTTCCCGGTAATTGCCTTCCGGGTCAAACAGGTGGATCTGGTCGCCTGTGCTGATGTAGACATTGCCGTGCCTGTCGGTTGTCATGGCATAAATGTCATTCAAGAGCAAATCCCCTTCATGACCGATTTCCCACCGTTTCTGCAGGCGGATTGTTTTCGCAGGTGAGGCGTCACCTGGAATGATCGACACGTTCTTGTGTTCGGCAACGCGATCCGGCAATTCGTCATCAGGCCGGTCGCCGCAGGCCGTCAAAAACACCAAAACGCATATCACAAAACAGGAATGACCTGCGATCAACAGGGCTGAAAATCTGCTGCCGGGTGGCAAAAATGGCACACAATGTGCGGGACTTTCGGAATCCTTATACGGCATATCAGATCCTGGCATCGTAAAGCGCGACTCGCCGGAGTTCATCCTCGCCGGTCTTGATGCCATGAAGCATCCCATCCCGTACATAATGGACAAACATGTTTGGGTACAGCCTGAAGGAAGCGACGAGCTCACTGTCCTGGTCAAGAATAATCCAGCGGTCCTCATCGGTGTCCTCCTCGATGTTTCCCAGGTTGACCCAGACCCGCTCATTTTCATCGACGACAAAATTGGTGAAAGCGGGACGGGTTTCGGGAACGTGGCTGCGCAATGTGTTCCATATTTCTTCGGGCATTCTTTCGGCCAAGTCCCGTGTATCTTCACGTGTCACACGCGGCGGCACCACATCGAACCGGATGGTGTTTATTGGCTCGCCACGAATATCATATTTGGTTATGACAAGACTGTCATTCCACCCGTAATAGAAGTGGTCGTCCGGCGTGAGCCGGTAATGGCTGCGTCGGGGAAGCGGTCTGGTCCACGGAAAAGAATTGCCCTGATACATAACGTTAACTCTTTCGGGCAGCGGGAGGGTCAGCAGGTCGGGTTCCAGGACGTTACCTTCACGGTCGAGCAGCGCGATTTGGCCGGTATAGGCCTGAAGGTCGATACTCTCCACCACGTAATGGTTCTGCGACTTCAGGACACCCCGCGGGATTCGCTCGTCGGTCATCTCAATATCGAGGTAATGGTCGAATCGCATGCCATCGCCCGACTCATTCCTGACAAAGCGGCCAAGCCGGGCATTGTCGAAGTCGTACGCATAAAGAGTATCCCTGGCGACAAACATATTCGTGACGCGGGAGAATTCTCCCGGGCCCCGGCCCTCGCGGCCGATGGTTTCCAAAAGATTGCCGTCCCGGTCGAAATGCTTGATGTGTATCAGTTGATTATCCCCGACAAAAAAATGTCCGCGGGAATCCGATGCAAGAGAACCGAGTTGACCGAAAATGATTTCTTCATCTTCTTCTATGATCATGGAAAGCTCGGGGGTGACTTCCACCGAACGGTACAGCTCCAGCAGCTCTTCACCGCGATCCGTCTCAGGGCTGCATCCGGGTCCGGTTACACTTGCCAGCATGACTGCGAGGGCGAGAAAATAAATCGGGGAAACAGGTTCTAATTTCATAGCTCAGGTTATTAGTGGCAGTGACGCTTGGGCGGCCTGTTTCTGTGTGATTACATTCAAAACTTTTTCTACTTCATCAATAAAATCATCCCCAAGGCCTGTGACTTGTTCCTCATAATATTCAGCTGCTTCAAAGAACTCTTTTCCGGCTTCTGAATGAAATTTGATCTTCACTTTTAAATACGTTTCTTTGCTTCATGCAATACGTCCGAAGCAGAATGAAGAGAAGCCTTGCCGGATTCAAGCGACTCTTTTCTCTTTTGAACTTCATCAATCCAGGCCTGCTCAATTTCAGGATCTATTTTGCCATGAATGCTTTGCAACAATTTGTCAGCCAAACGCGCTTTATCTTTTTTGTTGAGATTCAGTGCTGAATTTTCGATCTCTTTTAAATCGTTTATCATAGGAAGATGGTTTAGTTACTTTTAAAGTAATTATTAACGAAGTAAACCGGAAGTAATTCGTTTTCGAATTGTGGTAATATTATCACCTCATCATGTGTTTAAAATTTTTGGATTCAAAGCGGTCAGAGGGAGCATTCATAGTAATAATCATGCGCCTGTGCGTCCGGGTTATAGCCGGTTCGAATGGCCGCGCGACGAATCCATTGAAGTGGTGAAAAACGGGTACATATATACCCTTCAGACCGATGAGGAAACGGGCCTGCAGCAGATCAATCGGTACCGATTTGAGTGGAATTAGGATAAAATGATGCGTTAATCCGTTTAATTTAGTAGCCCGGGAATTTCTGGAAGGCGTTTTGAATGAAATTGTCTACGGGCCTGAAATTCTTTATTTTTATATATGACAATTGAACAAAAGAAAATAGCACTTATAAAGTGGATAGCAACTCTTGAGGATGAGGCTGTCCTTGATCAAATGGCTGGATTCAAGAGATCTTCCATGGATGAACTTCCAGACGGAATTGTTCAACTCTTAAAAATGGCAGAAGCTGAACCAGATGAAAGTCTCGTAAAACACTCAAGTGCCAAAGATTTTCTGAAAATGAAATGAAAGAAGTTCAGTGGACTGAAACTGCCATAAAAACATTACGAGAAACCTCAGATTTTATCCTTGAACTTTGGAATTCCGATGTCAACGAAGAATTTGTTGCGCAAATTGATCATCGGATATCACAGCTCCAAAACAATCCGGAACTTGCTCCCGCTTTCGAGAATACAGAAATCAGAAGGCTGGTAATACACAGAACTGTTTCACTGTTTTATGTCAATACACCCCGATTCATCAAAATTCTTGTAATTTGGGATAATCGTCAAGACGCAAATAGTCTCTTTGAAAAGTTAACTGATGCAAACAGAAACAGATCGAAAAAATGATCTGGTGAAATACGGTTACTTCCGGCAACACGGTATGAACCGTCGCCCACAGCAGATCATGGATATTCATTTCTGCCATGGATTGATAAGCTTGATGCCGCAGTGGACGAAATCTCCCGTATTTCTTGTGGCTAATTGCGCACCATACGAGCGGCAAATAGCTGCAATTTGAGCATCAAAATGACTTATCGGTAAGCCGGATCGTTTTCTGCCGGATACGATATTAGCCCAAATTCCAGCTGTGTTGGAATCAAAAGGGAGTATGCGTCCGCTGAAGTCAGTGTCGAACATCTCCTCCGCAGTTTTCCGGAGGCGGGCTTTACGCTGACCATCCGGAAGTAGCTCAAGTCCATAGAGAATCTCTG includes these proteins:
- a CDS encoding 6-bladed beta-propeller; this encodes MKLEPVSPIYFLALAVMLASVTGPGCSPETDRGEELLELYRSVEVTPELSMIIEEDEEIIFGQLGSLASDSRGHFFVGDNQLIHIKHFDRDGNLLETIGREGRGPGEFSRVTNMFVARDTLYAYDFDNARLGRFVRNESGDGMRFDHYLDIEMTDERIPRGVLKSQNHYVVESIDLQAYTGQIALLDREGNVLEPDLLTLPLPERVNVMYQGNSFPWTRPLPRRSHYRLTPDDHFYYGWNDSLVITKYDIRGEPINTIRFDVVPPRVTREDTRDLAERMPEEIWNTLRSHVPETRPAFTNFVVDENERVWVNLGNIEEDTDEDRWIILDQDSELVASFRLYPNMFVHYVRDGMLHGIKTGEDELRRVALYDARI
- a CDS encoding addiction module protein, yielding MINDLKEIENSALNLNKKDKARLADKLLQSIHGKIDPEIEQAWIDEVQKRKESLESGKASLHSASDVLHEAKKRI
- a CDS encoding type II toxin-antitoxin system RelE/ParE family toxin — encoded protein: MKEVQWTETAIKTLRETSDFILELWNSDVNEEFVAQIDHRISQLQNNPELAPAFENTEIRRLVIHRTVSLFYVNTPRFIKILVIWDNRQDANSLFEKLTDANRNRSKK
- a CDS encoding type II toxin-antitoxin system VapC family toxin, producing MTILDTNVLSELMKRSPNPDVVSWVNNQTPSSLFITSITQAEILYGLELLPDGQRKARLRKTAEEMFDTDFSGRILPFDSNTAGIWANIVSGRKRSGLPISHFDAQIAAICRSYGAQLATRNTGDFVHCGIKLINPWQK